The following proteins are co-located in the Pseudomonas sp. ATCC 13867 genome:
- a CDS encoding LysR family transcriptional regulator, whose translation MLGNLSDIDLRLLRTFCTIVEAGGFTAAQVRLNTSLSRLSVLVRDLEVRLGYSLCRRGSSGFQLTEEGQQLYEAAQGLFVDIERFREQVTGLGGRDREVLHLGCVDGVLGQQCWPLPLAIRLFRESHPRVRLNLHTQRPDELENAVLEERLQLAIGAFHHRLSGLCYQPLFREEQNLYCAREHPFFDRVDDEPPLERICAAEYVGRGYMAESRRPHGLVFSRSTNAYSMEAIANLVFSGTFIGYLPTHYAGEWVAEGRLRAIRPAQLAYVSEFHCVTRQGAEPGEVLGAFLDALARAQVALGSGELAP comes from the coding sequence ATGCTGGGCAATCTTTCCGATATCGACCTGCGCCTGCTGCGCACTTTCTGCACCATCGTCGAAGCGGGTGGCTTCACCGCCGCCCAGGTGCGCCTGAACACCAGCCTGTCGCGGCTGAGCGTACTGGTGCGCGACCTTGAAGTACGCCTGGGTTACTCGCTGTGCCGGCGGGGCAGCAGCGGCTTCCAGCTCACCGAGGAAGGGCAGCAGCTGTATGAGGCGGCGCAGGGATTGTTCGTCGACATCGAGCGCTTCCGCGAGCAGGTGACGGGCCTGGGTGGCCGCGACCGCGAGGTGCTGCACCTGGGCTGCGTCGACGGGGTGCTCGGCCAGCAGTGCTGGCCGCTGCCGCTGGCGATCCGGTTGTTCCGCGAGAGCCATCCGCGCGTGCGCCTGAACCTGCATACGCAGCGCCCGGACGAGCTGGAAAACGCCGTGCTCGAAGAGCGCCTGCAACTGGCCATCGGCGCCTTCCACCATCGCCTGTCCGGGCTCTGCTACCAACCGCTGTTCCGCGAGGAGCAGAACCTCTATTGCGCCCGCGAGCATCCGTTCTTCGACCGCGTGGACGACGAGCCGCCGCTGGAGCGGATCTGCGCCGCCGAGTACGTCGGGCGCGGCTACATGGCCGAGAGCCGGCGCCCCCACGGCCTGGTGTTCAGCCGCTCCACCAACGCCTACAGCATGGAAGCCATCGCCAACCTGGTGTTCAGCGGCACCTTCATCGGCTACCTGCCGACCCATTACGCCGGCGAGTGGGTGGCCGAGGGACGCCTGCGGGCGATCCGCCCGGCGCAGCTGGCCTACGTCTCCGAGTTCCATTGCGTGACGCGCCAGGGCGCGGAGCCGGGCGAGGTGCTGGGGGCGTTCCTCGATGCGCTGGCGCGCGCCCAGGTCGCACTGGGGAGCGGAGAACTCGCCCCGTGA
- a CDS encoding phytanoyl-CoA dioxygenase family protein has protein sequence MSRLQALHEDGFVLLRGLLDAAQVADVRELIDGLRPFHWDYEGLVDHYKCVFNRSPRWLPYLDPPELIGLAEAALGADCHAIGLTAWRCHPGFIGAEMHQDYLPVALPAELLDSGFEVPMFICTAQIYLDDIDEALCPTWVIPGSHRAGRAPRPDEREWRGRVAEPVLCRAGDCLLFRSDLWHAGSRNLSDRTRYLLQVHYGRRMVAQKFSPYLDWTFDPEVLAACTPRQRRLLGDHEAAEYD, from the coding sequence GTGAGCCGCCTGCAGGCGCTGCACGAGGATGGCTTCGTCCTGCTGCGTGGCCTGCTGGATGCCGCGCAGGTGGCCGACGTGCGCGAGCTGATCGATGGCCTGCGGCCGTTCCATTGGGACTACGAAGGCCTGGTGGATCACTACAAGTGCGTGTTCAACCGTTCGCCGCGCTGGCTGCCGTATCTCGATCCGCCGGAGCTGATCGGGTTGGCCGAAGCGGCGCTGGGCGCGGACTGCCATGCGATCGGCCTGACCGCCTGGCGCTGCCATCCCGGTTTCATCGGTGCCGAGATGCACCAGGACTATCTGCCCGTCGCGCTGCCGGCGGAGCTGTTGGACTCGGGTTTCGAGGTGCCGATGTTCATCTGCACCGCGCAGATCTACCTGGATGACATCGACGAAGCCCTGTGTCCGACCTGGGTGATTCCCGGCAGCCACCGCGCGGGCCGGGCGCCCCGGCCGGACGAGCGCGAATGGCGGGGCAGGGTGGCCGAGCCGGTGCTGTGCCGCGCCGGCGATTGCCTGCTGTTTCGCAGCGACCTGTGGCACGCCGGCAGCCGCAACCTGAGCGACCGCACGCGCTACCTGCTGCAGGTGCATTACGGCCGGAGGATGGTCGCGCAGAAGTTCTCGCCCTACCTGGACTGGACCTTCGACCCCGAGGTACTCGCCGCCTGCACACCGCGACAACGGCGGCTGCTGGGCGACCACGAGGCCGCCGAATACGACTGA
- a CDS encoding GFA family protein, which yields MSATHAGGCHCGQVRYACDAELHDVAHCHCSICRRTTGGIVTTWATVPLGSFRWTAGTPAEYHSSPSCVRYFCGNCGAQLALFTDLAPETLDLTTATLDDVANVAPNRHIWVKSRLPWIHLDEQLAEEWEEKL from the coding sequence ATGAGTGCTACACATGCCGGTGGCTGTCATTGCGGGCAGGTGCGTTATGCGTGTGACGCCGAGCTGCACGACGTTGCCCACTGCCACTGCTCGATCTGCCGGCGCACCACCGGCGGCATCGTCACCACCTGGGCCACGGTACCGCTGGGAAGCTTCCGCTGGACCGCCGGCACGCCCGCCGAGTACCACTCTTCGCCGTCCTGCGTCCGTTACTTCTGCGGCAACTGCGGGGCGCAACTGGCGCTGTTCACCGACCTCGCACCGGAGACCCTGGACCTCACCACGGCGACGCTGGACGACGTGGCCAATGTGGCGCCGAACCGGCATATCTGGGTGAAGAGTCGGCTGCCGTGGATTCACCTGGATGAGCAGTTGGCGGAGGAGTGGGAGGAGAAGCTCTAG
- a CDS encoding DUF7844 domain-containing protein, translating to MKLRVGRWLAALALIVAASSQASLRLELDTDGLTGAQRQASQRLLDEALQTLPAGFVERLDRTVEVQWRDDLPSNGMGRALRPDAIALSNRYLAALTDGSAATQQTGRTHGTLRRELLAALLHELTHLYDRARLWDADEARVIRRCTMRDKSLGRVGAPSECRGQTGRRFTLSDDPRLLDLAGWPQYAGKHGEREQHNRFVLRTPDSYELSNPREYVAVNMEYFLLDPSYACRRPALYRYYAARFGERPHDTCASSYAYLNAGRDFGRQPLGYLDPERVYEVDYFIAEANNDIASRWGHTMLRLVVCAPGRPRGPDCRLDLDQHLVLSFRAFVGDLQLSSWDGLTGAYPSRLFVLPLSQVIEEYTKVELRSLASIPLRLSREEINSLVERSAQSHWSYDGNYYFLSNNCAVETLKLLRSGVPRQSLQSMDSITPYGVLGLLENQGIADPSVLDNPKEALRLGYRFDSFRDRYQAMFDVLKQRLDIRQDKVEDWLALPATERRPWFDKADLRASAALLLLEQASLRRQLLLAQDELKQLYLSNRDDLSADTRLATAGKTLQQILDDSGFLSRPAELLDGGYGLPQAKETVTLEQQTQQRQKRLRQLSDNLDREVRALLTPERRAELAALEANTKQIGAHLRALHKAAGGFELP from the coding sequence GTGAAACTCCGGGTTGGCCGCTGGCTGGCGGCCCTTGCACTGATCGTCGCCGCCAGCAGCCAAGCCTCGCTCCGCCTGGAGCTCGACACCGACGGATTGACCGGCGCCCAGCGCCAGGCCAGCCAGCGACTGCTGGACGAGGCCCTGCAGACGCTGCCGGCCGGCTTCGTCGAGCGCCTCGACCGCACCGTCGAGGTGCAGTGGCGCGACGACCTGCCCAGCAACGGCATGGGCCGCGCCCTGCGCCCCGACGCCATCGCCCTGAGCAACCGCTACCTCGCCGCGCTCACCGACGGCAGCGCCGCCACCCAGCAGACCGGCCGCACCCACGGCACCCTGCGCCGCGAGCTGCTGGCCGCCCTGCTCCACGAGCTCACCCACCTGTACGACCGTGCCCGCCTGTGGGACGCCGACGAAGCCCGCGTCATCCGCCGCTGCACGATGCGCGACAAGAGCCTGGGGCGCGTCGGTGCCCCCTCGGAGTGCCGTGGCCAGACCGGCCGCCGCTTCACCCTGTCGGACGACCCGCGCCTGCTCGACCTGGCCGGCTGGCCGCAGTACGCCGGCAAGCACGGCGAGCGCGAACAGCACAACCGCTTCGTCCTGCGCACCCCGGACAGCTACGAGTTGAGCAACCCGCGCGAGTACGTCGCGGTGAACATGGAGTACTTCCTCCTCGACCCCAGCTACGCCTGCCGCCGCCCCGCGCTGTACCGCTACTACGCCGCGCGCTTCGGCGAGCGCCCACATGACACCTGCGCCAGCAGCTACGCCTACCTCAATGCCGGCCGCGACTTCGGTCGCCAGCCGCTGGGCTACCTCGACCCGGAGCGGGTCTACGAGGTGGACTACTTCATCGCCGAGGCCAACAACGACATCGCCAGCCGCTGGGGGCACACCATGCTACGCCTGGTGGTCTGCGCGCCGGGCCGCCCGCGCGGGCCGGACTGCCGTCTGGACCTCGACCAGCACCTGGTGCTGTCCTTCCGCGCCTTCGTCGGCGACCTGCAGCTCTCCAGCTGGGACGGCCTGACCGGCGCCTACCCGTCGCGGCTGTTCGTGCTGCCGCTGTCGCAGGTGATCGAGGAGTACACCAAGGTCGAGCTGCGCAGCCTGGCCTCGATCCCGCTGCGCCTGAGCCGCGAGGAGATCAACAGCCTGGTGGAGCGCTCCGCGCAGAGCCACTGGAGCTATGACGGCAACTACTACTTCCTGTCCAACAACTGCGCCGTGGAAACCCTGAAGCTCCTGCGCAGCGGCGTCCCGCGGCAAAGCCTGCAGAGCATGGACAGCATCACCCCCTACGGCGTGCTCGGCCTGCTGGAAAACCAGGGCATCGCCGACCCGAGCGTGCTGGACAACCCCAAGGAAGCCCTGCGCCTGGGCTATCGCTTCGACTCCTTCCGCGACCGCTACCAGGCCATGTTCGACGTGCTGAAGCAGCGCCTGGACATCCGCCAGGACAAGGTCGAGGACTGGCTCGCGCTGCCCGCCACCGAGCGCCGCCCCTGGTTCGACAAGGCCGACCTGCGCGCCAGCGCCGCCCTGCTCCTGCTCGAACAGGCCTCGCTGCGCCGCCAGCTGCTGCTGGCCCAGGACGAACTCAAGCAGCTCTACCTGAGCAACCGCGACGACCTGAGCGCCGACACCCGGCTGGCCACCGCCGGCAAGACGCTGCAGCAGATCCTCGACGACAGCGGCTTCCTCAGCCGCCCGGCGGAGCTGCTCGACGGCGGCTACGGGCTGCCCCAGGCGAAGGAAACCGTCACCCTCGAGCAGCAGACGCAGCAACGGCAGAAGCGCCTGCGCCAGCTCAGCGACAACCTCGACCGCGAAGTGCGCGCCCTGCTGACGCCCGAGCGCCGCGCCGAACTGGCGGCGCTGGAGGCCAACACCAAGCAGATCGGCGCGCACCTGCGTGCGTTGCACAAGGCGGCGGGCGGGTTCGAACTGCCCTGA
- a CDS encoding DUF2388 domain-containing protein, which produces MRLCSISKSPLILGLLLAACASGAQAQSVIRVFNITTNAFARSIDFTSDTTTSVRDMKIVQEARDDAASFVGSAGAIRGAQLEAAFKVLREDVPQARDASDQALAEAILAL; this is translated from the coding sequence ATGCGCCTTTGCTCGATTTCCAAGAGCCCCCTGATCCTCGGTCTGCTGCTCGCCGCCTGCGCTTCCGGCGCCCAGGCGCAGTCGGTGATTCGCGTGTTCAACATCACCACCAACGCCTTCGCCCGCAGCATCGACTTCACCTCGGACACCACCACCTCCGTGCGCGACATGAAGATCGTCCAGGAAGCCCGCGACGACGCCGCCAGCTTCGTTGGCAGCGCCGGTGCGATCCGTGGCGCCCAGCTGGAAGCCGCGTTCAAGGTGCTGCGCGAAGACGTGCCGCAGGCGCGTGACGCCTCCGACCAGGCCCTGGCCGAAGCCATCCTCGCTCTGTGA
- a CDS encoding DUF2388 domain-containing protein, with the protein MRPLLLLLPISFCALPAQAFDQTTQFPVKTSYVTSKLTSTPFENKLLRNARDDAAGFIATGGELRGVRLEAALHWLRQRHPELAANDRELAEAILAQ; encoded by the coding sequence ATGCGCCCTCTACTGCTCCTGTTGCCGATATCGTTCTGCGCCCTGCCCGCCCAGGCGTTCGACCAGACCACCCAGTTCCCGGTGAAGACCAGCTACGTCACCAGCAAACTGACCAGTACGCCGTTCGAGAACAAGCTGCTGCGCAACGCCCGTGACGACGCCGCAGGGTTCATCGCCACCGGTGGCGAGCTGCGCGGCGTCCGCCTCGAAGCGGCGCTGCACTGGCTGCGCCAGCGTCATCCGGAGCTCGCGGCGAACGATCGGGAACTGGCCGAAGCGATTCTTGCCCAATAA
- a CDS encoding DUF2388 domain-containing protein: MKKSLQLIAAAALIGSATGAFATSFVYTTDLSVRATGATSDATSNISNSFKDDKIVLEAKDDAATFVASQGEIRGAHLEAALRHIRTRMPALAANDQQLAQAILTI, from the coding sequence ATGAAGAAGAGCCTTCAACTGATCGCCGCCGCCGCCCTGATCGGCAGCGCCACCGGCGCCTTCGCCACCAGTTTCGTCTACACCACCGACCTGTCGGTGCGCGCCACCGGCGCCACTTCCGACGCCACCTCCAACATCAGCAACTCCTTCAAGGACGACAAGATCGTCCTCGAAGCCAAGGACGACGCCGCCACCTTCGTCGCCAGCCAAGGCGAGATCCGTGGCGCCCACCTGGAAGCCGCCCTGCGCCACATCCGCACCAGGATGCCGGCCCTGGCCGCCAACGACCAACAGCTGGCACAGGCCATCCTGACCATCTGA
- a CDS encoding DUF1127 domain-containing protein: protein MDSTPLLAVSYPRQPARTARLRAFRQWLQNARTRRQLAALDSRQLADIGISPSERMREISKPFWR from the coding sequence ATGGACAGCACGCCTCTACTCGCCGTCTCCTATCCTCGTCAACCGGCGAGAACCGCACGCCTGCGGGCGTTCCGGCAATGGCTGCAGAACGCCCGCACCCGCCGCCAGCTGGCAGCGCTGGACAGCCGACAACTGGCCGACATCGGCATCAGCCCCAGCGAACGCATGAGAGAAATTTCGAAACCGTTCTGGCGCTGA
- a CDS encoding glycosyltransferase, with protein sequence MKMIILVRSQFEGLAPSEILGLPGQGLHFLAHALWPVLMRLGEPVEVVADTDVAALCRHARDQGHRVAICSFGFPPPSGLEDGCPCFHVLPWAFDSLETAPEDWRVHLERSAGAITFSEQAARAIRRLMGADFPVLVSAAQPWERFAGLGSEEGCAPSLRPRTLSFRGQLLDSPSIGLSVDGLARPEPEPEPEPEPVLDAEPVSDEPAPSRWQQRLNVSRALLRDWFKEAFIAPLQVRQAPLEAPAPPPVTVEVVSNELPVVEQRVRLHGVVFTCVLRAEDETRNWTEMLTAFCWTFRDQPDATLVFKLTHSDLSSGRIAMLTNLSRLSPFQCRVVVINAYLEDAEYERLVAASHYLVHPAQSEASAITVQEFMSAGRPVLAPCHSALSGWVDDDSELRLRSSVQPAYWGRDPDKRLYLRDHRLDWVSFCEVFARGFAIAVDEPERYRALSQRARAVVRERASLDDMAEAWRTFFARTQAQASTGPLAERQQARAGS encoded by the coding sequence ATGAAGATGATCATTCTTGTCCGGAGTCAGTTCGAAGGGCTGGCACCCTCCGAAATCCTGGGTCTCCCTGGACAGGGTTTGCATTTCCTCGCGCATGCCCTCTGGCCTGTGCTGATGAGGCTGGGCGAGCCTGTCGAGGTGGTTGCCGATACCGATGTAGCCGCGCTCTGCCGTCACGCGCGTGATCAGGGGCATCGCGTGGCGATCTGCAGCTTCGGATTTCCACCGCCCTCGGGGCTGGAGGATGGCTGCCCCTGTTTCCATGTCCTGCCCTGGGCATTCGACTCGCTGGAGACGGCTCCCGAAGACTGGCGCGTTCATCTGGAGCGCAGCGCGGGCGCCATTACCTTCAGCGAGCAGGCCGCACGGGCGATACGTCGCCTGATGGGGGCCGACTTCCCAGTCCTGGTCAGCGCCGCGCAGCCGTGGGAGCGCTTTGCCGGCCTGGGCAGCGAGGAGGGTTGCGCGCCGTCGCTGCGGCCGCGCACGTTGAGCTTTCGGGGCCAGCTTCTGGACAGCCCGTCGATCGGGCTGTCGGTGGACGGGCTCGCGCGTCCAGAGCCAGAGCCTGAACCGGAGCCTGAACCGGTGCTCGATGCCGAGCCCGTATCCGACGAGCCTGCGCCGTCACGCTGGCAGCAACGTCTGAACGTCAGCCGGGCGTTGCTGCGGGACTGGTTCAAGGAAGCCTTTATCGCGCCACTGCAGGTTCGCCAGGCGCCGTTGGAGGCGCCGGCACCGCCCCCCGTGACGGTGGAGGTGGTTTCAAATGAGTTGCCGGTGGTTGAGCAGCGTGTGCGTCTGCATGGGGTCGTTTTCACCTGTGTGCTGCGGGCCGAGGATGAAACCCGCAACTGGACGGAAATGCTGACCGCATTCTGTTGGACCTTCAGGGATCAGCCCGATGCCACCCTGGTCTTCAAGCTGACTCATAGCGATCTTTCCTCGGGACGGATCGCAATGTTGACCAATCTGTCGCGCCTTTCGCCGTTCCAGTGCCGCGTGGTGGTGATCAATGCCTATCTCGAGGATGCCGAGTACGAGCGCCTGGTCGCGGCAAGCCACTACCTGGTGCACCCCGCGCAGAGCGAGGCTTCGGCGATTACCGTGCAGGAGTTCATGAGCGCCGGGCGCCCGGTGCTGGCGCCTTGCCATAGCGCGCTGTCCGGCTGGGTCGATGACGACAGCGAGCTGCGCCTTCGGTCATCGGTGCAGCCCGCGTACTGGGGGCGGGATCCGGATAAGCGCCTGTACCTGCGGGACCATCGGCTGGACTGGGTGTCGTTCTGCGAGGTCTTCGCCCGTGGCTTCGCCATCGCCGTCGACGAGCCTGAACGCTATCGAGCGTTGTCGCAACGTGCGCGCGCTGTCGTGCGCGAGCGGGCGTCCCTGGACGACATGGCCGAGGCCTGGCGTACGTTCTTCGCCCGGACCCAGGCGCAGGCCTCGACCGGCCCGCTTGCCGAGCGGCAGCAGGCGAGGGCCGGCTCATGA
- a CDS encoding glycosyltransferase, giving the protein MRILVYSQTNAATIRTSLGAPEYSYYFVLKEFLPALRELGEVVVISDPATEVDALYRECRERGEPCVFLSFSPPNKTLATLECPTIPVFAWEFDSIPHETWLHDNAQDWAFMLRQFGQAITHSLSTVDAVRKQVPDAYPILSVPSPVWDAFEAIRQADGGGERQTIRGDGVVFDSRNLDLSLFLHADPDHWHLLFKGEAPPVEQEGLSDAIPPVVAEPVVIREAFSWRQWAKIHRRYLATWYLLVLQDLVPAFAKRVARKLLGREWVASEPVSDLAVEQDVVEEDPFPHRALFTPAPFAIELQGVVFSTVFNPYDGRKNWQDLITAFCTAFAETPDAVLVFKLTHRDYCSALTAMARCMARLPPFQCRIVLMHGYLEDADYQALMSSTSYVVNASFGEGQCLPLMEFLSCGKPAIAPAHSGMSDYIDEQVAFVVKSWAEATSWPHDPRSAIRTCRQQIDWQSLVTAYHDAYRLVRDCPERYRDMARRSIDRMSSYCSRKSVNSRLQPFLASVCSSQGNAAGGDVSQGSRDR; this is encoded by the coding sequence ATGAGGATCCTGGTCTATTCGCAAACCAATGCCGCGACCATCCGCACCAGCCTGGGAGCGCCGGAATACAGCTACTACTTCGTCCTGAAGGAGTTCCTTCCCGCGCTGCGCGAGCTCGGCGAGGTTGTAGTCATCAGTGATCCCGCAACCGAGGTCGATGCGCTTTATCGCGAATGCCGGGAGCGTGGCGAGCCTTGCGTTTTCCTCAGCTTCTCGCCACCCAACAAGACCCTGGCGACCCTGGAGTGCCCGACGATCCCCGTGTTCGCCTGGGAGTTCGACAGCATTCCGCATGAGACCTGGCTACATGACAACGCCCAGGACTGGGCCTTCATGCTGCGCCAGTTCGGCCAGGCGATAACCCATTCTCTGTCGACGGTGGACGCCGTTCGCAAGCAGGTGCCGGATGCCTACCCGATTCTGTCGGTCCCGTCGCCGGTCTGGGATGCCTTCGAGGCCATCAGGCAGGCCGACGGGGGTGGGGAGCGGCAGACGATCCGGGGCGACGGGGTTGTCTTCGACAGCCGAAACCTGGACCTGTCGCTGTTCCTGCACGCGGACCCTGACCATTGGCATTTGTTGTTCAAGGGCGAGGCGCCGCCGGTCGAGCAGGAGGGGCTGTCCGATGCGATTCCCCCTGTGGTAGCCGAGCCCGTCGTGATCCGGGAGGCGTTCTCCTGGCGCCAGTGGGCGAAGATCCATCGCCGCTATCTGGCGACCTGGTACCTGCTGGTGCTGCAGGATCTGGTGCCGGCGTTCGCCAAGCGCGTGGCGCGCAAGCTGCTGGGACGAGAGTGGGTGGCGTCGGAGCCGGTTTCCGATCTGGCTGTCGAGCAGGATGTCGTCGAGGAGGATCCGTTCCCTCATCGGGCGTTGTTCACGCCGGCGCCGTTCGCCATCGAACTGCAAGGGGTGGTGTTCAGCACCGTGTTCAACCCCTATGACGGCCGGAAGAACTGGCAGGACCTGATCACCGCCTTCTGCACGGCATTCGCCGAGACACCCGATGCCGTGCTGGTCTTCAAGCTGACCCACCGCGACTACTGCTCGGCACTGACCGCGATGGCGCGTTGCATGGCCCGCCTGCCGCCGTTCCAGTGCCGGATCGTATTGATGCACGGTTATCTGGAGGATGCCGATTACCAGGCGTTGATGTCATCCACATCCTATGTCGTGAATGCTTCCTTCGGGGAAGGGCAGTGTCTGCCGCTGATGGAGTTCCTTTCTTGCGGCAAGCCCGCGATCGCGCCCGCCCATTCGGGGATGAGCGACTACATCGATGAGCAGGTGGCCTTCGTGGTGAAGAGCTGGGCGGAGGCAACCTCCTGGCCGCACGACCCGCGATCGGCGATTCGTACGTGCAGGCAGCAGATCGATTGGCAGTCCCTGGTCACGGCCTACCACGACGCCTATCGGTTGGTTCGGGATTGCCCCGAACGCTATCGCGACATGGCGCGTCGTTCAATCGACAGGATGTCCAGCTATTGCTCTCGAAAATCCGTGAATAGCCGTCTACAACCTTTCCTTGCATCGGTCTGCAGCAGCCAGGGCAATGCGGCAGGCGGGGATGTTTCGCAGGGGAGTCGCGACAGATGA
- a CDS encoding acyltransferase family protein, translating into MNRRIADIEVLRAFAVLAVALYHVNGVLTGFNTPSLPWPFQQLGGWFGVDLFFAISGFVIARGLLGQMERPRRWGEAWPVIKVFWLRRFWRLIPSAWLWLAIMLLLSWLFNTSGVYGQVSANLEATLAGMLNVANARFAYCFGTCEFYSSFVYWSLSLEEQFYLLLPLLIFFVRGRWLPVLLGAWVLFQLVQARGLWLMAFRTDALLLGVLLAMAGGTGVYQRLKPMWLARRPLVAALILGAILANLAWLASPARGMYTYEVGAIAVLSAVLVWLASYDLDLFCRVRGLREVLFWLGSRSYAIYLIHVPVYLGASEVRLRLFSDVDRAAPVFLAIGLPACLAVIAALAELNYRFVESPLRRYGVRMTSNMRNHNLTRSALPGVKQASTT; encoded by the coding sequence ATGAATCGCCGCATTGCCGATATCGAGGTACTGCGGGCATTCGCGGTGTTGGCGGTCGCGCTTTATCACGTGAACGGGGTTCTCACAGGCTTCAACACGCCCAGCCTGCCTTGGCCATTTCAACAGCTTGGCGGCTGGTTTGGCGTGGACCTGTTCTTTGCGATTTCCGGGTTCGTCATTGCCCGTGGGCTGCTGGGGCAGATGGAGCGCCCCCGGCGCTGGGGCGAGGCCTGGCCCGTGATCAAGGTGTTCTGGCTACGCCGGTTCTGGCGACTGATACCTTCGGCATGGCTGTGGCTGGCGATCATGTTGTTGCTGTCATGGCTGTTCAACACATCGGGCGTCTATGGACAGGTGAGTGCCAATCTGGAGGCGACGCTTGCCGGTATGCTCAATGTCGCCAATGCGCGATTTGCTTATTGCTTTGGAACCTGTGAGTTCTACTCGAGCTTTGTGTACTGGAGTTTATCGCTGGAGGAGCAGTTCTACCTGCTGCTGCCGCTGTTGATCTTTTTTGTCCGAGGACGATGGTTGCCGGTGCTGCTCGGTGCCTGGGTGCTGTTTCAGTTGGTGCAGGCTCGGGGGCTGTGGCTGATGGCGTTTCGAACGGATGCGCTGTTGCTGGGTGTCTTGTTGGCAATGGCCGGTGGTACGGGGGTGTATCAACGGCTGAAGCCGATGTGGCTGGCCCGCCGTCCATTGGTTGCGGCTCTGATACTCGGTGCCATTCTGGCGAACCTGGCGTGGCTGGCATCCCCTGCAAGGGGTATGTATACGTACGAAGTGGGTGCGATTGCCGTTCTGTCTGCCGTGCTGGTGTGGCTGGCGTCCTACGATCTTGATCTGTTCTGTCGAGTGCGTGGACTGCGTGAGGTGTTGTTCTGGCTGGGAAGTCGTTCCTACGCGATCTATCTCATCCACGTTCCTGTCTATCTGGGCGCCAGCGAAGTGCGTTTGCGCCTGTTCAGCGATGTCGATCGTGCGGCCCCGGTCTTCCTGGCCATCGGACTTCCCGCCTGCCTGGCGGTCATCGCCGCCCTGGCCGAATTGAACTATCGCTTCGTCGAGTCCCCGCTGCGCCGTTATGGCGTGCGGATGACGTCGAACATGCGCAATCACAACCTGACACGTTCGGCGCTTCCAGGCGTCAAGCAAGCGTCGACAACCTGA
- a CDS encoding class I SAM-dependent methyltransferase, which produces MQEDQEVVAQPDGSSEQAVAEAAPVILPVGLVDMSLSGWFKNEAGELIEGFPIREEDSVLDIGCGDGGFTLFAGRQGAEIFVADINQSSVDTAVARVRETRARAVHPLVTDANPIPLEDERVSRVIAMEVLEHVDDPARFLNELVRVAKPGSLFLLTVPDPHGEKAQQGIAPDSYFQKPNHIHIFERDEFEALVREAGLEVERRLGYGFYRTLWWFFYWASGQPSLSEPWHPLLEQWDRTWSELLSLPQGAKVKEALDQVMPKSQVIIARKP; this is translated from the coding sequence ATGCAAGAGGATCAGGAAGTGGTTGCGCAGCCGGACGGCAGCTCGGAGCAAGCGGTGGCGGAAGCCGCGCCGGTCATTCTGCCGGTGGGGCTGGTGGATATGTCGCTCAGTGGCTGGTTCAAGAACGAGGCCGGTGAGTTGATCGAGGGTTTCCCCATCCGGGAAGAGGACTCGGTGCTGGATATCGGTTGCGGCGATGGTGGCTTCACACTGTTTGCCGGGCGTCAGGGCGCGGAGATATTCGTTGCCGACATCAATCAATCGAGTGTCGATACGGCCGTTGCGAGGGTTCGCGAAACCCGTGCTCGCGCCGTGCATCCGCTGGTCACGGACGCCAATCCCATTCCGCTTGAGGATGAGCGTGTCAGCCGGGTTATCGCTATGGAGGTGCTGGAGCACGTCGACGATCCCGCGCGCTTTCTGAACGAACTGGTGCGAGTGGCCAAACCTGGCTCGCTGTTTTTGCTGACGGTACCGGACCCGCACGGGGAGAAGGCGCAGCAGGGCATTGCTCCCGACAGCTATTTCCAGAAGCCGAACCATATCCACATCTTCGAACGCGACGAGTTCGAAGCCCTGGTGCGTGAAGCTGGCCTGGAGGTCGAGCGGCGCCTGGGGTATGGCTTCTATCGCACGCTGTGGTGGTTCTTCTACTGGGCATCTGGCCAGCCGAGTCTTTCGGAACCCTGGCATCCGCTGCTCGAGCAATGGGACAGGACCTGGAGTGAATTGCTCTCCCTGCCCCAGGGCGCGAAGGTTAAGGAGGCGCTGGACCAGGTCATGCCCAAGAGCCAGGTGATCATCGCCCGCAAACCGTAG